In Bacteroidota bacterium, a single window of DNA contains:
- a CDS encoding PKD domain-containing protein, whose translation MKTLFTWFLLFFAGGLLAQPPHKEFSNWIFANNHVFHFPDSVSDPIINNDPSLGLDYTLLNNNIHFPITTCVSDSNGKLLFYTSDSGKIWNRNMQPMKGSEVIAAYSEAFRVAVKKPNSSQYYLGSVNNLVASIPLWEGKSFIVDMSLDGGLGGVIVDSSTYFPFFYDFINHPSGRFVWLLRGVASRPDSTVYLYAYKLTENGVDTAAKVASPVISYPNNGLVGSAIKIDNLEGLNCTISHDGKFLIINWVGIRNALPDVYGNLIYPDNRSLLLDFDIETGIASNPRQILTHYFPGYSQPPISSIEFSPSSNFFYCSFNLYGHPELGLYQCPVTIDKDTFFTQACVRIDHDSFDYDFFPNFSDIKLASNGKMYVTKYTTYKDGIIYNDSALSVIHNPDLYGNSCNFKYLDIPLADKNLYYLPNKVLPSLYFPQIKSAGDCEGDSISFQMTYSDYDSIAWDWGDGSRTVSASDTVKHVYHAAGSYIVSARLYLGNKQDTTSYHKEIVSITPLQLGKDTLLCAGSTLLLNARHTDYSTYLWSNDSTTSQLLISEEGTYRLEVASAKHCKSSDSIFVGFVNCDISYQNICLSDSLYASFTHSADSIVWDFGDNTTKHSVEQTTSHKYTQAGSYTLSATMYYKGVSMKREALVEVFALPDQTTLEMQPVAGCAPLTVDFKINTQYPHGYSYTLEYGTDDMTTGDETGTMHRYTYAQAGKYIPTLSLVTDKGCKAEIQGDTVAIYPKPSARFTFQPTSPNMDSPFVSFQNLSTGASSFIWEIEPFGKFTSQAPQVEYTDTGYYTATLIAVSTYGCSDTAQTEIYIRNNYRVFLPNAFSPNGDGLNDIFKPIVRGFDKLDFRIYNRWGELIFHTLKDEGWDGTYQGQAVPSGVYSFTLQVLSIYGEMQYFTGEVSVMR comes from the coding sequence ATGAAAACGTTGTTCACATGGTTTCTTTTGTTCTTTGCAGGCGGGCTTTTGGCTCAACCTCCGCACAAAGAATTTAGCAACTGGATTTTTGCTAACAACCATGTTTTTCATTTTCCTGATAGTGTTTCCGACCCCATAATAAACAATGACCCTTCATTGGGATTGGATTACACGCTACTCAACAATAATATTCACTTTCCTATTACCACCTGTGTATCAGACTCCAATGGCAAGCTCTTGTTTTACACAAGCGATAGCGGTAAAATATGGAACAGGAATATGCAGCCCATGAAGGGGAGCGAGGTGATTGCTGCATACAGCGAGGCATTTAGAGTAGCGGTAAAGAAACCCAACAGCTCTCAATATTACTTAGGCAGTGTAAACAATCTGGTCGCTTCTATACCTTTATGGGAAGGCAAATCCTTTATTGTAGATATGTCATTGGACGGAGGGCTTGGCGGTGTAATTGTTGACAGCAGCACCTATTTTCCTTTCTTCTACGATTTTATCAACCACCCAAGCGGGCGATTTGTATGGCTTTTGCGGGGTGTTGCATCCCGCCCGGATTCTACTGTTTATCTATACGCTTACAAGCTTACTGAAAACGGAGTAGATACCGCTGCCAAGGTTGCTTCTCCGGTCATTTCTTATCCCAATAACGGTCTTGTTGGGTCTGCTATTAAGATAGATAACCTGGAAGGACTTAATTGCACTATTTCTCATGATGGAAAATTCCTGATAATCAACTGGGTTGGAATCCGCAATGCCCTGCCCGATGTTTACGGCAATCTTATCTACCCCGACAATCGTAGTTTGTTATTAGATTTTGATATAGAAACAGGCATTGCCTCCAATCCACGACAGATTTTAACACATTACTTCCCGGGATACTCTCAACCTCCTATTTCATCTATTGAGTTTTCACCCTCCTCCAATTTTTTTTATTGTTCATTCAATCTGTATGGACATCCTGAATTGGGGCTGTACCAATGCCCTGTTACCATAGACAAGGATACCTTTTTTACCCAAGCGTGTGTAAGAATTGACCATGACAGTTTTGACTACGACTTCTTTCCTAATTTCAGCGACATTAAACTTGCGTCCAACGGGAAAATGTATGTAACAAAATATACCACATACAAAGATGGCATAATCTATAACGACTCGGCTCTTTCCGTTATCCATAATCCCGATTTATACGGAAATTCTTGTAATTTCAAGTATTTGGACATTCCGCTTGCGGACAAGAATCTTTACTATCTACCCAACAAAGTGCTGCCGTCCTTGTATTTCCCGCAAATAAAAAGCGCGGGAGATTGCGAGGGAGATAGTATTTCGTTCCAGATGACATACTCAGACTACGATTCCATTGCATGGGATTGGGGGGACGGAAGCCGCACTGTTAGCGCATCGGATACCGTAAAACACGTGTATCATGCAGCAGGTAGTTATATTGTGTCAGCACGGCTCTACTTGGGCAACAAGCAGGATACAACCAGTTATCACAAAGAGATTGTTTCCATTACCCCCTTGCAGCTTGGCAAGGATACCCTGCTCTGTGCAGGCAGTACGCTCTTGCTCAACGCCCGGCACACAGACTATTCAACTTACCTTTGGAGCAATGACAGCACTACTTCGCAACTGCTCATAAGCGAGGAGGGAACATACCGCTTGGAGGTGGCTTCCGCCAAGCATTGCAAATCCTCAGATTCCATTTTTGTGGGCTTTGTCAACTGCGATATATCCTATCAAAACATCTGCCTGTCAGACAGTCTGTACGCTTCTTTTACCCACTCGGCTGATTCCATTGTTTGGGATTTTGGAGATAACACCACAAAACATTCTGTGGAGCAAACTACAAGCCACAAATACACGCAAGCGGGCAGCTACACCCTTAGCGCAACAATGTATTACAAGGGTGTCAGCATGAAGCGAGAAGCCTTGGTGGAAGTGTTTGCTTTGCCCGACCAGACTACATTGGAAATGCAGCCTGTTGCGGGCTGCGCCCCTCTTACAGTTGATTTCAAAATTAACACACAATACCCGCATGGATACAGTTATACGCTGGAATATGGAACAGACGATATGACAACAGGCGATGAAACCGGCACCATGCACCGCTACACTTATGCGCAAGCAGGAAAGTACATTCCTACGCTTAGCCTTGTAACAGACAAGGGCTGCAAAGCAGAGATACAGGGAGATACCGTTGCCATTTACCCAAAACCATCTGCCCGCTTTACTTTTCAACCCACTTCACCCAACATGGACAGTCCTTTTGTCAGCTTCCAAAATCTGAGCACAGGTGCAAGCAGTTTTATCTGGGAAATAGAGCCATTCGGTAAATTTACCTCTCAAGCCCCGCAAGTGGAATATACAGACACGGGATATTATACTGCTACGCTCATTGCCGTTTCAACATACGGTTGCTCCGACACCGCACAAACGGAAATATATATTCGCAACAATTACCGCGTGTTTCTTCCCAATGCCTTTTCGCCCAACGGTGACGGGCTGAACGACATTTTCAAACCCATAGTCAGAGGTTTTGACAAATTAGATTTCCGTATTTACAACCGGTGGGGAGAACTCATCTTTCATACCCTGAAAGATGAAGGTTGGGACGGAACGTATCAAGGGCAAGCTGTCCCAAGCGGGGTGTACTCCTTTACGCTTCAGGTACTCAGTATCTACGGAGAAATGCAATACTTCACCGGAGAGGTATCGGTTATGCGGTAG
- a CDS encoding PKD domain-containing protein: MVSVDKFRYYVLLLFLVVPLLLTAQTNNFIVGSKKGYKFNKDGNVLIPFDINDRSYCNFGSFGLYGISDWQGNPRFYLFGCTVYKHPENQAIDNGDSVVGYLGGDAFMHYDTSNYLMLNMVDTGKGVMGGLAYNKIVANKQSATGYEIPVKGKNRLLPPYHSVVRGTAATKDSMGQPVFVSRTTQGFYSYKTLPGGDVVLMDSFPLKPFMFTPDSILQKQGFIGNYVTKDHISMPVQLNHCGNQIVFDYNYTTLLYGTNILIEHYCIIYILDFDKHTGKFSHLKSVYFHKFNPYTTAKEKDYFRVSRAIFSLNDSILYLNGIWEEYDDRVFTFSVPKSALYYKRLKTSIVQINFEVDNDMHELISIPYSSGNYLYGNNINNHGEILLLFAEQLGVERFCTFSKINNQNAMTNYENKVIHNYIPKMNDSSLTLSNYFVSPSSPYYTFLRTEQTVSYSCSSTVQIQNTTLPDIGFTKYKWHIRDEQDSLRVYEQFEPPLLHYTRDGNYAVQLFAQSPKGGGYAEWYIDTIRIRIPKKPVARFRALESTVCLHFPVTFINQSFSAAVNPSKPQRYLWDFGDGTTSNEINPVHEYAQPGVYTVRLLFDNGYCDSLLEKTDYIRVIDAPKGGFDITPVQGCAPLLVTITDTTWAKVDHKEYYFGDIAQWQSVNTSSFTHTFTQAGIYKVIQKLYAESGCIITTDSAFVAVSVGLTIRDTFNLWLSDVSHTGISLRWHGKTAAVKYRVYAGVTPDGLSMLAETTDTFYHDLRQPVFPYYYAVQGVDSCGTQGITGYQSHPAWLSGKVIGNNEAAELRFTDYTVWSGSELEYNLQKLTSEGWKTIVHTPISGTLSDPTFLMEDSLQSCYRILLTDPWHTELVSHSNEVCLDYIPLLYIPNAFSPNGDGLNDVLGITTFGIRSYRFEIYNRWGAKVFSGNNSGWDGMYEGIPAPMGVYTLYLRYTTKEGKEYETKNTVQLLR, from the coding sequence ATGGTGTCGGTGGATAAATTCAGGTACTATGTATTATTGTTATTTCTTGTAGTTCCTCTGTTATTAACAGCACAAACCAATAATTTTATTGTCGGCTCAAAAAAAGGATATAAGTTTAACAAGGATGGTAATGTACTTATACCTTTTGATATTAATGATAGGAGTTATTGTAATTTCGGAAGTTTCGGATTATATGGAATCTCAGATTGGCAAGGAAATCCGAGATTCTATTTATTTGGTTGTACGGTATATAAACATCCTGAAAATCAAGCCATAGACAATGGAGACTCGGTGGTAGGATATCTTGGCGGTGATGCATTTATGCATTATGACACAAGTAATTATTTGATGTTGAATATGGTTGACACAGGTAAAGGCGTAATGGGAGGTTTGGCATACAACAAGATAGTAGCAAATAAGCAAAGTGCAACAGGATATGAGATACCCGTCAAAGGTAAAAATAGGCTGCTGCCTCCTTATCATAGTGTGGTTCGAGGCACCGCAGCCACTAAAGACAGCATGGGGCAGCCGGTATTTGTGAGCAGGACAACGCAGGGGTTCTATTCCTACAAAACTCTGCCGGGTGGAGATGTGGTTTTGATGGATTCTTTTCCTCTCAAACCCTTTATGTTTACTCCCGACAGCATTTTGCAAAAACAAGGTTTTATAGGAAATTATGTAACAAAGGATCATATAAGCATGCCTGTTCAACTCAATCATTGTGGCAATCAAATAGTCTTTGATTATAATTATACAACCCTCTTGTATGGAACTAATATATTAATTGAGCACTATTGCATTATCTATATACTTGATTTTGATAAACATACTGGTAAATTCTCACACCTCAAATCGGTCTATTTTCATAAGTTTAACCCCTATACTACAGCAAAAGAGAAGGACTATTTCAGAGTTTCTCGTGCTATATTCTCTTTAAACGACAGTATTTTATATTTAAATGGTATCTGGGAAGAATATGATGACAGAGTGTTTACATTCTCTGTTCCCAAGTCAGCACTATATTATAAACGCCTAAAAACAAGTATAGTTCAAATTAATTTTGAAGTTGACAACGATATGCACGAACTGATATCTATTCCTTATAGTTCTGGTAATTATTTGTATGGTAATAATATTAACAATCATGGCGAGATATTACTGTTGTTTGCAGAACAGTTGGGTGTAGAGAGATTTTGTACGTTCTCAAAAATAAACAATCAAAACGCGATGACTAATTATGAGAATAAGGTTATTCATAATTATATTCCTAAAATGAATGATTCCTCATTGACACTTAGTAATTATTTTGTAAGTCCTTCTTCCCCCTATTACACATTTTTGCGTACGGAACAGACGGTAAGTTACAGTTGTTCATCCACGGTTCAGATACAGAACACCACTTTGCCTGATATAGGTTTCACAAAATATAAATGGCACATACGGGATGAGCAAGACAGTTTGCGCGTGTATGAGCAGTTTGAGCCACCGCTACTTCATTATACCCGAGACGGGAACTATGCAGTTCAGCTCTTTGCCCAAAGCCCGAAAGGGGGCGGCTATGCAGAATGGTATATAGACACCATCCGCATCCGTATTCCCAAGAAACCGGTAGCGCGTTTCAGGGCATTGGAAAGCACCGTTTGTCTGCATTTTCCGGTTACTTTTATCAATCAGAGCTTTAGTGCTGCGGTCAACCCGAGCAAGCCACAGCGTTATTTGTGGGATTTTGGAGACGGCACCACAAGCAACGAGATTAATCCGGTACACGAATACGCTCAACCGGGTGTTTATACCGTTCGTCTGCTCTTTGACAACGGCTACTGCGACAGTCTGTTAGAAAAGACCGACTATATCCGTGTGATAGACGCACCCAAAGGAGGCTTTGACATTACGCCCGTTCAGGGTTGTGCGCCCTTGTTGGTTACAATCACCGACACCACTTGGGCAAAAGTAGATCACAAGGAATATTATTTTGGCGACATCGCGCAATGGCAATCGGTAAATACCAGCAGTTTCACACACACGTTTACCCAAGCGGGGATTTACAAAGTCATTCAGAAGTTGTATGCGGAGAGCGGTTGCATTATCACAACCGATTCAGCCTTTGTAGCTGTATCTGTGGGATTGACCATCAGAGACACATTCAACCTGTGGTTGTCCGATGTGAGCCACACCGGCATAAGCCTCCGTTGGCATGGCAAAACTGCGGCAGTCAAATACCGTGTTTATGCAGGCGTTACTCCGGACGGACTGAGCATGCTTGCCGAAACTACCGATACTTTTTACCACGACCTTCGTCAGCCGGTTTTTCCCTATTATTATGCGGTTCAGGGCGTTGACAGTTGTGGCACACAGGGTATCACGGGTTATCAATCTCACCCTGCATGGCTGAGCGGCAAGGTAATCGGCAACAACGAGGCAGCCGAGTTGCGCTTCACAGATTACACTGTTTGGTCGGGCAGTGAATTGGAATATAACCTTCAGAAACTAACCTCAGAGGGTTGGAAAACAATTGTTCACACACCCATTTCAGGCACATTGTCGGACCCTACATTCTTGATGGAAGATTCTTTGCAGAGTTGTTATCGGATATTGTTGACCGACCCTTGGCATACAGAGCTTGTGTCGCACAGCAACGAAGTTTGTCTGGATTACATCCCATTATTGTATATTCCTAACGCATTTAGCCCCAACGGAGATGGGCTGAACGATGTGTTGGGGATTACCACATTCGGCATCCGTAGCTACCGTTTTGAAATATATAACCGCTGGGGAGCGAAGGTTTTTTCCGGCAATAACTCAGGCTGGGATGGTATGTATGAAGGAATACCTGCGCCTATGGGCGTTTATACGCTCTACCTCCGATACACTACCAAAGAAGGCAAAGAATACGAAACCAAGAATACCGTGCAACTGCTGCGGTAG
- a CDS encoding putative lipid II flippase FtsW has product MNNLFQQYFKGDRFVWFAVIVLSFTGLVAVYSSTGTLAFAKQGGQTEYYLIKHGGFLVIGFVLMYFFHKIDFRYFSRISQWLIWIAMILLVVTIFAGNDINEAKRTLTIPFVGISFQTSDLARLSLVMYIARYLSKNQEKLEEWKPFLWLVGVIGTTCILIMPENLSTSLVLFTTCLVLLFIGNVRMKHLLVLVGSFVVVLSIGAMFLLNAPDNMLPGRAKTWKVRFENFLGGDDKDAYQTIQAKIAIANGGITGRGPGRSIQKNTLPQAYSDFIYAIIIEEYGLVGGIILIAVYLLILFRALRMVVRSPRAFGALLAVGLSFTLVFQSLINMAVAEALFPVTGLTLPLISMGGTSLIFTSVSFGIILSVSRSTEIEEDDEFSPPANGAPFTQPKQDIPQV; this is encoded by the coding sequence CATTTGCCAAACAAGGCGGACAAACCGAATACTATTTGATTAAGCACGGAGGTTTTTTAGTGATAGGCTTTGTTCTCATGTATTTCTTCCACAAAATTGATTTTAGGTATTTTTCGCGCATTTCACAATGGTTGATTTGGATTGCTATGATACTTTTGGTAGTAACCATCTTTGCAGGAAATGATATCAATGAAGCTAAAAGAACATTGACCATTCCTTTTGTGGGCATTAGTTTCCAGACTTCTGACCTTGCTCGTTTGTCTTTGGTCATGTATATTGCGCGCTATTTATCAAAAAACCAAGAAAAGTTAGAAGAATGGAAGCCCTTCTTGTGGTTGGTGGGTGTAATTGGAACGACATGTATTCTGATTATGCCCGAGAATCTTTCAACTTCATTGGTGTTGTTTACTACTTGTCTGGTTCTGTTATTCATTGGAAATGTAAGAATGAAGCATCTGCTGGTATTGGTAGGCTCATTTGTAGTGGTATTATCCATAGGGGCAATGTTTTTGCTGAACGCACCCGACAACATGCTGCCCGGCAGAGCCAAAACTTGGAAAGTCAGGTTTGAAAACTTTTTGGGCGGAGACGACAAAGATGCTTATCAGACTATTCAGGCTAAGATTGCTATTGCAAATGGCGGTATCACAGGCAGAGGTCCCGGCAGAAGTATCCAAAAAAACACCTTGCCTCAGGCATATTCTGACTTCATCTATGCTATCATCATAGAGGAGTATGGATTGGTGGGCGGCATTATACTGATTGCAGTCTATCTGCTGATTCTATTTCGGGCATTGCGGATGGTTGTGCGATCGCCACGAGCATTTGGAGCCTTGCTCGCGGTGGGGCTGAGTTTTACACTGGTGTTTCAGTCACTTATTAATATGGCAGTGGCGGAGGCACTCTTTCCCGTTACAGGCTTAACGCTTCCATTGATTAGTATGGGAGGAACTTCCCTCATCTTTACAAGCGTGTCTTTTGGTATTATTTTGAGTGTAAGTCGCTCTACTGAGATAGAGGAGGATGACGAATTCTCTCCGCCCGCAAACGGAGCTCCATTCACGCAACCCAAACAAGACATTCCTCAAGTGTAG